The Sediminicola sp. YIK13 genomic sequence TGTGTCAGTACGGCCACTCTTTTGTTATGATGTTTAAGATATTGGCGTACCATTTCAGAGAAGATTACTGTTTTCCCTCCACCCGTGGGCAATTGGTACAACAAATGGTAATCCTCAGGAGCCTCTTCAAAACATTTGAATATTTTATCTATAGCTCCCTTCTGGTAGCTATAAAGATCTTTACCTGATTTTCTTTCTTCTGTTTCGGAGGTTTTTACTGTAGACATGTAGACGCTTTAGAGCCCGCAAAAGTACGGCCTTTATAGGCTTGAAGTCAAATCTTAAGTCCTAAATTATCCTAAAGTTTTTAGAAAAGGCAATTGGACCCTTAATTTTAGGTGTACAACGGGAATATTTTGTGCATTTAACTGCTGTAAAAAGACGCTGTTAAATAGTACCTGTAAAGTGCAGAGGCACTGCTTTTATCTTAAACCAAGGACTTTGCTATTGATAGAATGTTACTTCCGGTAATATCGGCTTCTTCTGCCAAAGGATATGGGAATTTTCCGGGCCTTGAAACAAAAGCAGTCATTAGTCCGGCTCTTTGGGCACCCGCAATGTCCCATCCATGGGCGGCAATCAGCATGGAATAAATTGGCGAAGCTTTCATTTCCTTTACCACATGGGTATAGGTTAAAGGATGTGGCTTGTACTGTTTCACATTCTCCACACTAAAAAGTTCATCAAAGAAGTGGTCAATTTCTGCAAATGCCATTTGGGCTTTCACAACCTCCATTGTGCCATTGGTCAAGGCGACCATTTTTACCCCGCTATTTTTAAGTATGGTAAGTCCTTGCACAACATCGGGATGTGGGGGTAATTTTTTTATCAAACTTAGAACATCCTTAATTTTGCTCTCAGAGATTTGCTTTTCAAATTTTTCTGCTGTCATTTTAAGCGTTGCTGCTCCTACTTTTCCAAAATCTTGGTACTTCCCTGAAATAGATTCGACCAGTGAGTAGTGCAAAAGAGAGGAAAACCAGTTATCAAAGGCAAGTTCATTTGCCAAGGCATTGTTAATGGCCACTTTCATCGGTTTTAAATCCAATAGCGTTTCATTAACATCAAAAATGAGCAACCTTGGTTTGGAGTGCATTGGCATAGTGTGTATTTGGGAATTTTGTTATGGGGTGAAAGTATAAATAAACCCATGCACTTCAACGCCCATGAAAGTTAATTATGGGAAATTTAACGCATACCGATTAATCGATAGGATATTTATTTGATGCTAAAAGTGAGGTAAGGACATATTTTAGTAGAGTACTTGGAGGGTTTCCAAGTACTTTCTAAAATATAACAATGTTATTTGTAGCTAGATTTTCTTAACGCGAACGGCATTCATCCCCTTAAGACCTTTTTCTAATTCAAAGGTAACTTTATCGTTCTCAAGAACTTCGTCGATAAGTCCACTCACATGGACGAAATATTTTTCTTGGGAAACACTGTCTATAATGAAACCAAAACCTTTTGAAGTATCAAAGTAAGATACCTTACCAGTTTTGTCAGCAACTTCCTCTTCTTCGTAATCCTCTTTCTTTGGAATCCCTATTACGATACTTTCCGCATCAACTTTCACCTTTTTTGATGGATCTGGCGGGGTATCTGTAAGATGTCCGTTTTCATCCACGTAAGCAATCATATCCTCAAAGTCTCCGCCTTTGGAATTTGCCTTACGGGCTTCTTTCTTCTTCATTTTTTCCTCACGTTTTTTCAAACGCTTTTTCTCTTTTTCTTTTTTATTAAAGGTTTCCTGTGCTCTCGCCATTCGCTTATACTATTAATTTATATTTGTTAATGATTCAATTCTGTCTTTAATGTACAACTTTTCATGAGAAAATACTAAAAGAATCCTTGGAAAATATCAATCGATGCAATTGATATATCGAATACCCAATTCAGTGGTTTTAATCGAAGAAATGCAAAAATTGTTTCTTTTTGTACATAGAAACGGCTACAAAGATAGCACTACATTTTGAAATTATAAAACTCTTTGGACAATTGGTTCATATATCTCGATGATTTTGTTAAAAAACCCATCATTTTTAATTAAACATATTTAATAAATACGTTTTATTCTTCAGATTCGTGTTTATCCAAATCATCTTTTAAATCCAATTTTCTGAAGGTAGGAGAGAAAATCCCAAATCCGAGAACCGTTAACAGGGTCATAGTTCCTCCAAAGACCACCGCGGTAACCGTTCCCATCAATTTAGCGGTAAGTCCACTCTCAAAAGCTCCTAGCTCATTTGATGAACCTACAAACATCGAATTTACAGAGGATACCCGCCCTCGCATGTGGTCTGGTGTTTTTAATTGCAGGATGGTCTGTCTGATGATCATGGAAATTCCATCCGTAACACCACTAAAGAAAAGTGCTAGGACCGATATCCAAAAAGTTTGGGACAATCCAAAAATGATAATACAGATGCCAAATCCGAAGACGGCAACCAATAGCTTCATTCCGGCATTTCTATGCAAAGGGAAATAGGCCGATGCGAACATGATAATAAAGGCTCCCACAGCGGGTGCCGCCCTTAATACCCCAAATCCCTCTGCCCCAACTTTTAGGATATCCTGCGCATAAATAGGTAATAGGGCAATGGCTCCTCCAAAGAGAACGGCAATCATATCTAGTGTGATAGCTCCAAATATAGCTTTGGTCTTTAAGACATAGGATACCCCTTCCTTTAGGCTGGTCATCATGGACTCCCCTATTTTTGGATTCAAGATTGGTTTTTTTGGTATTTGAAATAAAAAAACCAACGCAAGGGCAGAAAAGCCCACAATTAGGCACATAGACCAGTGAACCCCTATCCATGTTATGGAAAATCCGGCCAATGCGGGCCCAAGAACGGAGGCCATTTGCCAAACGGAACTACTCCAAGTTGCAGCATTGGGATATATTTTTTTGGGAACTACTAAAGAAAACAAAGAGAAAACAGTTGGACCCATAAAGGCTCTTACAAAGCCGCCCAAGAATACCAAAAAGTAAATAGAATACAGGATAATGTTGGTGGACCAATCGGCCACTATTCTTGGCCAGGTCAGTAAAAACAGCCCAAAACTTATGACAGAAAATCCAAGGAGACATTTTATGAGGAGATTTCTTTTTTCCGATTGATCTACAATATGACCCGCCAACAAGGCCATCCCCACTGCGGGAATAACCTCCATCAAACCAATAATTCCCAGGGACAACGGATTTTTTGTAATGCTGTATACCTCCCATTCTATTACCACAAATTGCATGGACCAAGCAAAGACCATTGCAAAACGAACCAACAAAAAAATATTAAATTCCTTAAATCGCAAGGCTGCATATGGATCCTTTTTATTCATAAAACGTCTTCAATTATTAGGGGTTAAATACTTCACATCAAGTTATTTGTAGTAAATATTTAAATTTTAAAGTTGACAAAACATTCGGATCCACCTTCATTTCAAAGGTGTAAAAATAAACATTAAAAAATCTAATTCTCCATTACGTCCGTATCTAATAGCAGAACATTAAATAATTATCATGAAAAAAATTTCACTTAGTTTATTAACAGTAGTCCTACTTGCTTCTTGTGTTTCTAAAAAGAAATATGTGCAATTGGAACAGGAACATGGCCAAACAAAAAGTCAATTGACCAAAACTGCTGTAGAAAAGGAAGAACTTGAAGCTAAATTTGCTAAAATAGAGGCAAGAGTTGCAGATTACAATTCTAAGATCAATGAATTAACAGAAGAAAACGATGCCCAATTCGTTACTGTTGATGGAGTTGCCGTTATTTCCAATGATGTTAAAAAACAAATGCGTGCGACATTGAAAAATGTAGCTCCCGGTAAATTAAGCGAAGCTAAAACGCTAAAAGATTCCATGAATTTGGCATTGTCCTACAATCTTCAAAAATCGATTGATACCAATACCTTGAACGAGGATGAGGATATCGCCATTGACATAGATGAGACTGTGGTAATGATTTCTATCTCTGATAAATTGTTGTTCAATACGGCTAGTTATAATGTAAGTAGCAAAGCGAATGATATTTTGCAAAAATTGGCCAACATCATCAATTCTGAGCCAAGTATTGAAGTTATGGTAGAAGGTCATACCGATGCCAGAACCATCAACACACCTAAGTTGGCAGACAACTGGGATTTGAGTGTAATGCGTGCTACTTCAGTAGTAAGAAAATTACAAAACGAATTCAACGTTGCTCCTGAAAAATTAATTGCTTCAGGAAGAAGTAGCTATCAGCCATTGGTATCTAATGATACTAAAGAGGATAGGGCTAAAAATAGAAGAACTCGTATTGTGATCTTACCAAACATCGACAAGTTTTTTGCATTAATGGCCTCTAACGAATAAGTCGTCATTAAATTAAATAATTAATAAAAAGGCCATCACGTTTGATGGCCTTTTTTTTGTCTTACATCTAAAATTGGACTCCCTTATTCCATTTCATCCATTAGTTGCCTGAATCCAAGGGCAACTCCGTTGGTCCACCCAAAACCATCTTGGAGGTCATACTCACCGCCTCCAGACAAAAGGGTAACATCCTCAACATTGTATTTTTCCATCATTTTGCCTGTATTGGCATATACTTTTTCGTTCAGTGCTAACCATCTGGTCATGATTTCCTTTGCTTCGTTATCAAAACCGTAATTCAATAACCCCTTTACCGCAATCCACTGTAATGGTGCCCAACCATTGGGAGCATCCCATTGTTGGCCACTATTTTCCAAAGTAGTTAGTAATCCACCATCCTTTAAAAAATCATTCATCAGGTGTTCCATGACCATTTGGGCCTGTTCTTTTGTGGCAAGGTTGAAGAACAATGGAAATACTCCTGCCAATGTCATTTGATCTCTGACTGTTGCCTTAGGAACATCCAAATCCATAAAAAATGAGTCCTTCCCGCTCCAAAACACCTTTTGTATGGCCTTCCTTCTAAGTTCGGCCTTACTTGTAAAGGATTCTGCAACTTCCAATTCTCCTTTTAATTGGTAACCACGGGCCAATTGGGTTTCCATATAGTATAACAGGCAATTAAGGTCTACGGGTGCAATTGTGGTTGTAGTAATGGATCCGAAATCCCCAGCTTTACCATACCATCTGGTACTAAAGTCCCAACCGGATTCTGCCCCGGCCCTTAAATTGGCATATAGTCTCTTTTTTTCGGCCTCGGTATTGAATTGAGCTGCCAAGTGTACATCCTCCTTATAGGATTCCTGTCGTGGACTATCCCGCTTATCCCAATATCTGTTTAACACAGTGCCTTCAGTAGTTTTTACAACATGCCTGGATAGTTCACCAGGTTTCAAGTCAGTCTCCCCGTCCATCCAAAAATTATATTCCTTCTCAATGTATGGCAGGTATTCCATAAATTTCTGATCCTCCCCTTTGGTCAAGGCGGTGACCATTAAGGTATAAAATGGGGGTTGTGACCTAGAGAGGTAATAATCCCTAGTACCATTGGGTATAAAGCCCAAAGTGTCAATAAGATGGCTAAAGTTGTCCACCATATTTGTGGCTAGGGCATTTTTATTATCGGCCAAGAGTCCCTCTATGGTAAAATAACTGTCCCAATAATATATTTCTCTGAAACGCCCACCTGGCACCACATATTCTTTGGGAAGTGGTATCCTTGAAGAATGTGCCACTGCCTCATCTGGGGGCCTTGTGAGCATGCCCCAAATATTGCTGATATGTTGGTACATGTTCTTGGTGGTATCGGTTTCAAATTTTGCTGTGCTGCTGTTGAACTGATCCGAGAAATGACTATTTACAAAAGTATTCAGATCAAAAGCTGGGTTGTTCTTTTCTTGCTCATAAAGAGTTATCAACTCTTGGTATGAACGATCCGGTACTAAGTCAACAAATGTTTTCGAATCTTTGAATACGGTGTTCATTTGTACATCCTGGAATAATTGGCTTTCATAGAAATCGATCGTGGTTTCTTTGGGCGTCTCATTTTTACAGGAAAGGAATAAGAACAGGATTAGAATGGATCCCCAATTTAAAATCTTCATACAGTTAGTTTTTTATAAAAATAGGATATTTTAAGATAAGGGCCGGCAAACAAAAAAAAGTCCAGGAATAGCTCCCTGGACTTCCTTTTTTAAGAAAAAAATTTTATAATTGGTTTGTTTAAATTGTAAAGTGTATTAATTTTATTTTGGTTTATTGTTGTCATAGAACTCATAAATCAAATTTGCCACCAGACCGGTCCAGCCTGTTTGGTGGGAAGCCCCTACCCCACGGCCATTGTCCCCATGGAAATATTCGTAAAAAAGCACAAGATCTTCAAATTTTGGATGCTGATAATACGTTTTGTGCAATGCATTCACAGGGCGATTTC encodes the following:
- a CDS encoding haloacid dehalogenase type II, which translates into the protein MHSKPRLLIFDVNETLLDLKPMKVAINNALANELAFDNWFSSLLHYSLVESISGKYQDFGKVGAATLKMTAEKFEKQISESKIKDVLSLIKKLPPHPDVVQGLTILKNSGVKMVALTNGTMEVVKAQMAFAEIDHFFDELFSVENVKQYKPHPLTYTHVVKEMKASPIYSMLIAAHGWDIAGAQRAGLMTAFVSRPGKFPYPLAEEADITGSNILSIAKSLV
- a CDS encoding OmpA/MotB family protein, producing the protein MKKISLSLLTVVLLASCVSKKKYVQLEQEHGQTKSQLTKTAVEKEELEAKFAKIEARVADYNSKINELTEENDAQFVTVDGVAVISNDVKKQMRATLKNVAPGKLSEAKTLKDSMNLALSYNLQKSIDTNTLNEDEDIAIDIDETVVMISISDKLLFNTASYNVSSKANDILQKLANIINSEPSIEVMVEGHTDARTINTPKLADNWDLSVMRATSVVRKLQNEFNVAPEKLIASGRSSYQPLVSNDTKEDRAKNRRTRIVILPNIDKFFALMASNE
- a CDS encoding cold-shock protein, producing MARAQETFNKKEKEKKRLKKREEKMKKKEARKANSKGGDFEDMIAYVDENGHLTDTPPDPSKKVKVDAESIVIGIPKKEDYEEEEVADKTGKVSYFDTSKGFGFIIDSVSQEKYFVHVSGLIDEVLENDKVTFELEKGLKGMNAVRVKKI
- a CDS encoding MFS transporter, which produces MNKKDPYAALRFKEFNIFLLVRFAMVFAWSMQFVVIEWEVYSITKNPLSLGIIGLMEVIPAVGMALLAGHIVDQSEKRNLLIKCLLGFSVISFGLFLLTWPRIVADWSTNIILYSIYFLVFLGGFVRAFMGPTVFSLFSLVVPKKIYPNAATWSSSVWQMASVLGPALAGFSITWIGVHWSMCLIVGFSALALVFLFQIPKKPILNPKIGESMMTSLKEGVSYVLKTKAIFGAITLDMIAVLFGGAIALLPIYAQDILKVGAEGFGVLRAAPAVGAFIIMFASAYFPLHRNAGMKLLVAVFGFGICIIIFGLSQTFWISVLALFFSGVTDGISMIIRQTILQLKTPDHMRGRVSSVNSMFVGSSNELGAFESGLTAKLMGTVTAVVFGGTMTLLTVLGFGIFSPTFRKLDLKDDLDKHESEE
- the treF gene encoding alpha,alpha-trehalase TreF, which gives rise to MKILNWGSILILFLFLSCKNETPKETTIDFYESQLFQDVQMNTVFKDSKTFVDLVPDRSYQELITLYEQEKNNPAFDLNTFVNSHFSDQFNSSTAKFETDTTKNMYQHISNIWGMLTRPPDEAVAHSSRIPLPKEYVVPGGRFREIYYWDSYFTIEGLLADNKNALATNMVDNFSHLIDTLGFIPNGTRDYYLSRSQPPFYTLMVTALTKGEDQKFMEYLPYIEKEYNFWMDGETDLKPGELSRHVVKTTEGTVLNRYWDKRDSPRQESYKEDVHLAAQFNTEAEKKRLYANLRAGAESGWDFSTRWYGKAGDFGSITTTTIAPVDLNCLLYYMETQLARGYQLKGELEVAESFTSKAELRRKAIQKVFWSGKDSFFMDLDVPKATVRDQMTLAGVFPLFFNLATKEQAQMVMEHLMNDFLKDGGLLTTLENSGQQWDAPNGWAPLQWIAVKGLLNYGFDNEAKEIMTRWLALNEKVYANTGKMMEKYNVEDVTLLSGGGEYDLQDGFGWTNGVALGFRQLMDEME